Proteins found in one Deltaproteobacteria bacterium genomic segment:
- a CDS encoding AMP-binding protein, translating to MNVSKWMHAGTMVKMNAINYPDKLGWQDKNQEFTFKEWNDRSCRFANGLKGLGVGQKDTFAVIAYNRGEWMDIYAGCAKGGQIVVPIMFRLAGPDIDYITNHSECKAMVVEAPFVDLINSVKDKLPIPEGNYIYLGDGPVPEGYVGYEDLLAKSSSEEPDVMVDAADFWVIMYTSGTTGRPKGVMRTHESTVAQYYLNNINMGVRPTDKVMLVMPMCHINSIFYSFPYTLVTAPVFVYNMVSFDPEDLLRTIDEYKITYTSLVPTHYIMLLSLPDEVKKSIDVSSIRQLLISSAPARKDLKLAIMDYFKNAELWEAYGSTEGGLVTLLRPEDQFKKLGSIGKEIFGIDRIRILDENRNEVPDGEVGELFYRTPMLFKQYLKEPEKSKEAFDGEWSSAGDMVRRDEDGYYTLVDRKANMIITGGENVYPSEVESAVGAHEAVKDIAVIGVPDEKWGESIKAIVVLHEGYEENEELAKEIMDFTRGKIAGFKRPKSIDFVTDEQMPRTPTGKILHRILREKYGKWGE from the coding sequence ATGAACGTCAGCAAATGGATGCATGCGGGCACGATGGTGAAGATGAATGCCATCAACTATCCGGACAAGCTGGGATGGCAGGATAAGAATCAGGAATTCACCTTCAAGGAGTGGAATGACCGGTCATGTCGCTTTGCCAACGGGCTCAAGGGTCTTGGCGTGGGGCAGAAGGATACCTTTGCCGTAATCGCTTACAACCGTGGGGAATGGATGGATATTTATGCAGGCTGTGCCAAGGGAGGACAGATCGTTGTGCCGATCATGTTCAGGCTGGCCGGCCCGGATATCGATTATATCACCAACCATTCGGAGTGCAAGGCCATGGTGGTGGAGGCCCCTTTTGTGGACCTCATCAACAGCGTCAAGGACAAGCTGCCGATCCCTGAAGGGAACTATATCTATTTGGGCGATGGTCCCGTGCCGGAGGGCTACGTAGGCTATGAAGATCTGCTGGCCAAGTCTTCTTCCGAAGAACCCGATGTAATGGTGGATGCCGCCGATTTCTGGGTGATTATGTATACCTCCGGCACCACCGGCCGGCCCAAGGGGGTTATGCGGACCCATGAAAGCACCGTGGCGCAATATTATCTGAATAATATCAACATGGGAGTTCGTCCCACAGACAAGGTCATGCTGGTCATGCCGATGTGCCATATCAATTCCATCTTTTATTCCTTCCCCTACACCCTGGTCACGGCCCCGGTATTTGTTTACAATATGGTCAGTTTCGATCCCGAGGACCTCCTGAGGACCATCGACGAGTACAAGATCACCTACACCTCCCTGGTTCCCACCCATTACATTATGTTGCTCTCCCTGCCGGATGAGGTTAAAAAGAGCATCGACGTATCCTCGATCCGGCAGCTTCTTATCTCCTCTGCGCCCGCCCGGAAAGATCTTAAACTGGCCATCATGGACTATTTCAAGAACGCGGAACTGTGGGAGGCCTACGGGAGCACCGAAGGGGGGCTGGTGACCCTGCTCCGGCCCGAAGACCAGTTCAAGAAGCTGGGCTCCATCGGAAAGGAGATATTCGGCATCGACCGGATCCGCATCCTCGACGAAAACAGGAACGAGGTCCCGGACGGCGAGGTGGGAGAACTCTTCTACCGGACCCCCATGCTCTTCAAACAATATCTGAAGGAACCCGAAAAGTCCAAAGAGGCGTTTGACGGGGAATGGTCGTCAGCAGGGGACATGGTGAGACGGGATGAGGACGGGTATTACACTCTGGTAGACCGGAAGGCCAATATGATCATCACAGGCGGTGAGAACGTGTACCCCTCAGAGGTGGAAAGCGCTGTGGGCGCCCACGAGGCGGTCAAGGACATCGCCGTGATCGGTGTGCCGGATGAAAAGTGGGGCGAGTCCATTAAGGCGATCGTGGTGCTCCATGAAGGGTACGAGGAAAACGAGGAACTGGCCAAGGAAATAATGGACTTCACCCGCGGTAAGATTGCCGGGTTCAAGCGGCCCAAGAGCATCGATTTTGTGACAGATGAACAGATGCCGAGGACCCCTACCGGCAAGATCCTTCATCGGATTTTGAGGGAAAAATACGGCAAGTGGGGGGAGTGA
- a CDS encoding thiolase family protein, producing MLTKAFIPYKGYYSTPFSRWQGSMANENAIVLGATTTQKWLAQKNWDPGMIDYLILGMTVSQHHQFYSSPWAAALIGAGRIPGVYLSQACTTSTTCIYQAAMGVETGLYKTCYTLMTDRCSNGPHTVWPNPMGPGGEVISENWLMDNFNGDPNVGLKMIETAENVAKEGNITKEECDALAVRRYEQYLDALANDRAFQKRYMFPAEVRISKKKTKLVEEDEGVTPCTVEGLAGLKPVIPGGVLSFGAQTYPADGNCGLVVTTEEKARELSADPSVPVQIISYGFSRTKPGYMAAAPVPATKMALEQAGLKITDMKIIKTHNPFIVNDIYFSQQMGIKAEGTDDLGFNNYGCSMIYGHPQGPTAGRLIIEGVEETAMKGGGYLLWTGCAAGDTGGAMVLKVG from the coding sequence ATGTTGACAAAGGCATTTATCCCTTACAAGGGGTATTATTCAACCCCTTTCAGCAGATGGCAGGGGAGCATGGCGAATGAAAATGCGATCGTTCTGGGAGCCACGACAACCCAGAAATGGCTGGCACAAAAGAACTGGGACCCGGGGATGATCGACTATCTCATCCTGGGGATGACGGTGAGCCAGCACCACCAGTTTTATTCCAGCCCCTGGGCCGCCGCCCTGATCGGCGCAGGGAGAATTCCCGGTGTTTACCTCAGCCAGGCATGCACCACGTCCACCACTTGCATCTACCAGGCCGCCATGGGCGTGGAAACCGGCCTTTACAAGACCTGCTACACGCTCATGACAGATCGCTGCTCCAACGGTCCCCATACGGTTTGGCCCAATCCGATGGGTCCGGGAGGCGAGGTAATCTCTGAAAACTGGCTTATGGACAATTTTAACGGGGATCCCAATGTGGGACTCAAGATGATCGAGACCGCTGAAAATGTTGCCAAAGAGGGCAATATCACCAAAGAGGAGTGCGATGCCTTGGCAGTAAGGCGCTACGAACAGTATCTGGATGCCCTGGCGAACGATCGGGCCTTTCAGAAACGATATATGTTTCCGGCCGAGGTACGGATCTCCAAGAAGAAGACCAAACTGGTGGAAGAGGACGAAGGGGTGACCCCATGTACGGTGGAAGGTCTGGCCGGTCTCAAACCGGTGATTCCGGGCGGCGTGCTTTCTTTTGGTGCCCAGACCTATCCGGCCGACGGCAACTGCGGGCTGGTGGTCACCACAGAGGAAAAGGCCAGGGAACTGAGCGCCGATCCATCCGTGCCGGTTCAGATTATATCCTACGGCTTTTCAAGGACCAAGCCGGGTTACATGGCCGCTGCCCCGGTTCCTGCGACAAAGATGGCCCTTGAGCAGGCGGGGCTCAAGATCACAGACATGAAGATCATCAAAACCCATAACCCGTTTATTGTCAACGACATCTACTTTTCTCAGCAGATGGGAATCAAGGCTGAAGGAACAGACGATCTCGGGTTTAACAATTATGGTTGTTCCATGATATACGGGCATCCCCAGGGTCCGACCGCAGGCCGGCTCATTATTGAAGGGGTGGAAGAAACAGCCATGAAAGGCGGCGGTTATCTGCTCTGGACAGGGTGTGCGGCCGGAGACACCGGCGGGGCCATGGTCCTCAAGGTGGGCTGA
- a CDS encoding Na/Pi cotransporter family protein — protein MKMIIFQSLGGLGLFLFGMKIMSDGLQKVAGNKLRRILAMVSNNRLIGCGVGAMVTSIVQSSSATTVMLVSFVDAGLMTFVQAIGVILGANIGTTITAQLIAFKITAYALPAIACGVLLKFFVGRGKRVYVGDVLLGFGLVFFGLSTMQAGFAPLKQNSDFIALFTRFNADHMGSILLCVIVGTVLTMILQSSSATVGITMALASQGLLNLEACVALILGDNIGTTITAELACIGATLNAHRTARAHTLFNVIGVLLILIFFPLFVKLIVWFTSIVLDSGPPDLVVNGEYPNVARYIANAHTGFNVINAMVFLVFLPYLVKAAIWLTPHKKEARELEELHHIKYIDSKYIDTPDVAISQARAEIVRMGEAVVQMYDDVVHSLTKGKLEDLIQWRKREDTIDNLQREIIQFLVQVMQKPISKEESREVASLMRMANNLERAGDGVENIAELIEELLQHDLRLSEGGLHDYAVISEEVGRFLTLVVSAIRREDKGIMPHAQKLEDSIDRMREEMRGNYIMRLQSGACTVDPGLILVDMLTAFEKIGDFCYNVAQAVAGLK, from the coding sequence ATGAAGATGATCATCTTTCAGTCTCTCGGCGGTCTCGGACTTTTCCTGTTCGGCATGAAAATTATGTCCGATGGGCTTCAAAAGGTCGCCGGGAACAAGTTGCGCCGGATCCTGGCCATGGTTTCCAACAACCGCCTGATCGGATGCGGCGTGGGGGCCATGGTCACCAGCATTGTCCAGAGTTCCAGCGCCACAACAGTGATGCTGGTCAGCTTTGTGGATGCCGGGCTCATGACCTTTGTTCAGGCCATCGGGGTGATACTGGGGGCCAACATCGGAACCACGATAACGGCCCAGTTGATCGCGTTCAAGATCACCGCCTATGCACTCCCAGCCATTGCCTGTGGTGTGCTTCTGAAGTTCTTTGTGGGCAGGGGAAAACGGGTCTATGTGGGAGACGTTCTGTTGGGCTTCGGCCTGGTGTTTTTCGGGCTTTCCACCATGCAGGCCGGGTTTGCCCCTTTGAAGCAGAACTCTGACTTCATTGCCCTGTTTACCCGGTTCAATGCCGACCATATGGGCAGCATCCTGTTATGCGTGATCGTGGGAACCGTTCTGACCATGATCCTGCAGAGTTCCAGCGCTACGGTCGGGATTACCATGGCCCTCGCGAGCCAGGGGCTGTTGAATTTGGAGGCGTGTGTGGCCTTGATCCTGGGGGATAACATCGGGACGACCATTACGGCGGAACTTGCGTGCATCGGGGCCACCCTCAATGCACACCGGACGGCCAGGGCCCATACCCTCTTTAATGTGATCGGCGTCCTCCTCATTCTGATATTCTTTCCGCTGTTCGTGAAACTCATTGTGTGGTTCACCTCCATAGTCCTGGATAGCGGTCCACCGGATCTTGTCGTAAACGGCGAATATCCTAATGTTGCCCGGTATATCGCCAATGCCCACACCGGTTTCAACGTAATCAACGCCATGGTCTTCCTTGTTTTTCTCCCTTATCTGGTGAAGGCGGCCATCTGGTTGACCCCCCACAAAAAGGAGGCAAGAGAGCTGGAGGAACTCCACCACATCAAATACATCGATTCCAAATATATCGATACCCCCGATGTGGCCATCAGCCAGGCAAGGGCCGAGATCGTCAGAATGGGAGAGGCGGTCGTGCAGATGTATGACGACGTCGTCCATTCCCTCACCAAGGGCAAACTGGAGGACCTGATTCAGTGGCGGAAGCGGGAGGACACCATTGACAACCTTCAGAGGGAGATTATTCAATTTCTGGTTCAGGTGATGCAAAAGCCGATCAGCAAAGAAGAATCAAGGGAGGTCGCCTCTCTGATGCGGATGGCCAACAACCTGGAGAGGGCCGGCGATGGGGTTGAAAACATCGCTGAACTCATAGAAGAACTCCTCCAACACGATCTCCGCCTTTCTGAAGGGGGACTCCACGACTATGCGGTAATTTCTGAGGAGGTGGGGAGATTTTTGACCCTGGTGGTCAGCGCTATCCGCCGGGAAGACAAAGGGATCATGCCCCATGCTCAGAAATTGGAAGATTCCATCGACCGCATGCGGGAAGAGATGAGAGGGAATTATATCATGCGCCTCCAGAGCGGGGCCTGCACCGTTGATCCGGGGCTTATTCTGGTGGATATGCTCACGGCCTTTGAAAAGATCGGCGACTTCTGCTATAACGTGGCCCAGGCCGTCGCCGGATTGAAATAG
- a CDS encoding YkgJ family cysteine cluster protein yields MTPIPGSDHRTECIGCGECCRRSSPSLQVSDIPGIIKGPVKRSDLYTLRRGELVRDNIGGGLKKTENEIIKIREREGIGGCIFYDDPGKRCTIYEYRPTQCAAMKCWDETEFMRVYGEPKADRRDVVQDGNLLRLIKAHEERCEYPRLERDVRDIETMGETAVEKILAILKFDHDIRSLTHTNLGIDPDELDLIFGRPLTQTIAMFGLKVVREPDGSFLLTLSDPLPRP; encoded by the coding sequence ATGACCCCCATCCCCGGCAGTGACCACCGGACCGAGTGCATTGGATGCGGTGAGTGCTGCCGCCGCTCAAGCCCCTCCCTTCAGGTCAGCGATATCCCCGGTATTATAAAAGGCCCTGTCAAACGATCCGACCTCTACACGCTGCGCCGGGGCGAACTGGTCCGGGATAATATTGGGGGCGGGTTGAAGAAAACTGAAAACGAGATCATCAAGATCAGAGAAAGGGAGGGGATCGGGGGGTGCATCTTCTATGACGATCCGGGGAAACGGTGTACCATATACGAATACCGGCCCACCCAGTGCGCGGCCATGAAATGTTGGGATGAAACGGAATTCATGAGGGTTTACGGAGAACCCAAGGCGGACAGAAGGGACGTTGTTCAGGACGGAAATCTGCTGCGGCTCATAAAAGCCCATGAAGAGAGATGTGAATATCCCCGGTTGGAGCGAGATGTGCGGGACATCGAAACAATGGGCGAGACAGCAGTCGAGAAAATCCTTGCTATTTTAAAATTTGACCACGATATAAGATCCCTAACCCATACAAACCTGGGAATTGACCCGGATGAGCTGGACCTGATCTTTGGCCGTCCTCTTACCCAGACCATCGCCATGTTCGGTCTGAAGGTGGTCCGGGAGCCGGACGGATCATTTCTTCTGACCCTTTCCGACCCTTTGCCCCGCCCCTGA
- a CDS encoding molybdopterin molybdotransferase MoeA, with product MESFFEVKRPDEVFEIIDRLIRPAGEETIPLIDALDRVLNRDMTAPEDLPGFFRSTMDGYAVKAKGTFGASEGLPALFQVTGEVFMGKAAGLIVKEGQAAKIPTGGMLPEGADSVVMKEYCHRLDEDTIEVGRTVSPLENIIGPADDFSRGAVFLKKGHRLRPQDVGVMAGFGIAEVPVFRKPRIAIISTGDEIVPITQVPLPGQVRDINQYTLAALCRKAGADPLLMGLCPDDFGALKGTMEKALAQADSIWISGGSSVGTRDLTLKAFESLPDFELLVHGISISPGKPTIIGRSGTKTVIGLPGHVTSTLVVAGVFMTRIISRLSGYTGLPRSWGADVEAELSRNIPSANGREDYVRAKLIETETGLMALPIFGKSGLISTLVDADGLIRIDMNTEGLYQGEKVKVMLFDYAEGGLR from the coding sequence ATGGAATCATTTTTCGAAGTAAAGCGGCCGGATGAGGTCTTTGAGATCATCGACCGGTTAATACGTCCTGCAGGCGAGGAGACCATCCCTTTAATAGATGCATTGGACCGCGTGTTGAACAGGGACATGACAGCGCCCGAAGATCTCCCCGGCTTTTTCAGGTCCACCATGGACGGCTATGCGGTTAAGGCCAAGGGCACCTTCGGGGCCAGTGAAGGGCTTCCGGCATTGTTCCAGGTGACCGGGGAGGTGTTTATGGGGAAGGCGGCCGGGCTGATTGTGAAAGAGGGTCAGGCCGCAAAGATCCCCACCGGCGGCATGCTCCCGGAAGGGGCCGACAGCGTGGTGATGAAGGAATATTGCCACCGCCTGGATGAAGACACCATCGAGGTGGGCCGTACTGTGTCCCCCCTGGAAAATATTATCGGGCCTGCAGACGACTTCAGCCGGGGCGCGGTATTTTTAAAGAAAGGGCACCGTCTGCGGCCCCAGGACGTGGGGGTTATGGCAGGGTTCGGCATCGCCGAGGTTCCGGTCTTTCGGAAACCGCGCATTGCCATCATCTCCACGGGCGACGAGATCGTTCCGATAACGCAGGTCCCTCTACCCGGACAGGTGAGAGACATCAATCAATATACGCTGGCCGCCCTGTGCCGGAAGGCCGGGGCCGACCCGCTCCTAATGGGGCTTTGTCCGGATGACTTTGGCGCCCTCAAGGGGACGATGGAAAAGGCCCTTGCCCAGGCAGATTCGATTTGGATATCCGGCGGCAGTTCCGTCGGGACCCGGGATCTGACCTTGAAGGCCTTTGAGTCCTTGCCGGATTTTGAACTGCTGGTCCACGGCATCTCCATCAGTCCCGGCAAACCCACCATCATCGGCAGGTCAGGGACGAAAACGGTCATCGGTCTGCCGGGACATGTCACATCGACCCTGGTGGTGGCGGGGGTCTTCATGACGCGGATCATTTCGAGACTCTCCGGATATACCGGACTGCCGAGATCCTGGGGCGCGGATGTGGAGGCCGAGTTGAGCCGGAACATCCCGTCTGCCAACGGGAGGGAAGACTATGTCCGGGCAAAACTGATTGAAACAGAGACCGGCCTCATGGCCTTGCCGATTTTTGGAAAATCAGGTCTTATTTCAACCCTGGTGGATGCAGACGGTCTGATCCGGATCGATATGAACACCGAGGGTCTGTACCAGGGAGAAAAGGTGAAAGTGATGCTTTTTGATTATGCAGAAGGCGGCCTCCGATGA
- a CDS encoding molybdopterin biosynthesis protein has translation MKRQVYLSMKSLEEAKKIFFSRFDPGLRTGIESIDSQDSSGRVTAEPIFARRSAPSYHASAMDGIAVKAEETYGTTERLPRTLELGRSAVWVNTGQPLPKPFDAVIMVENVHQVDDRRLEIRGPAYPWQHVRKVGEDLVATQLLFPQNHRIRPYDVGALISGGVFSVRVWRKPRVAIIPTGSELVRHTEIEAGTILKQGRIIEYNSLVLAALVRECNGIPVLYDIIPDAEEEIRAAVTRAVDSDADVVIINAGSSAGSRDYTVHMVGEIGEILVHGVAMMPGKPTILAEVKGKPVVGNPGYAVSAALSFDQFVRPLLHNLQGYPLPKTETVKVRPTRDIPSKLGIEEFLRVNIGKVGDRYVATPLARAAGSITTLTRAEGILRIPQLSEGITQDQEIEAELLVPEAALNQTIVVIGSHDIAIDILGDEVRRGGRNIRISSGNVGSLGGLLALRKGTCHMAGSHLLDTETGEYNISYIRRYVKGLKIAVFHLTLRDQGLIVARGNPKGIQGIRDLTRPDIAFVNRQGGSGTRVLLDYHLKQAGIAPDAIRGYDHEEFTHMAVAVDVLSGAADCGMGIYAAARALELEFVPIAREQYDLLIPSLLLDQPAIQAVLNTVRSGHFRERILSLGGYDPSKSGELFAEVEEN, from the coding sequence ATGAAGCGACAGGTCTACCTTTCCATGAAATCGCTTGAAGAGGCCAAGAAAATTTTCTTTTCCCGGTTCGATCCCGGTCTGAGGACCGGTATCGAATCCATCGACAGCCAGGACAGTTCGGGTCGTGTGACTGCGGAACCCATCTTTGCCAGGCGCTCGGCCCCGTCCTACCACGCCTCGGCCATGGACGGCATTGCCGTGAAGGCGGAGGAGACCTATGGAACCACCGAACGGCTTCCAAGGACCCTTGAATTGGGCCGAAGCGCGGTCTGGGTCAATACCGGCCAACCGCTCCCGAAGCCCTTCGATGCCGTGATCATGGTGGAGAATGTCCACCAGGTGGATGACCGCCGGTTAGAGATCCGCGGCCCGGCCTATCCCTGGCAGCATGTGCGCAAGGTGGGGGAGGATTTGGTGGCCACCCAGCTGCTTTTTCCTCAGAACCACCGGATCCGGCCCTATGACGTGGGAGCGCTCATCAGCGGCGGGGTGTTTTCAGTGAGGGTTTGGCGGAAACCCCGGGTGGCCATTATCCCGACCGGTTCGGAACTTGTGCGTCACACCGAAATAGAGGCGGGGACCATCCTGAAACAGGGCCGGATTATTGAATACAATTCGCTGGTGCTTGCGGCCCTCGTCCGTGAGTGCAATGGGATACCTGTCCTGTATGATATCATACCGGATGCCGAGGAAGAGATCCGGGCCGCCGTGACCCGGGCAGTCGATTCCGATGCAGATGTGGTGATCATCAATGCCGGCTCCTCGGCAGGGAGCAGGGACTATACGGTGCACATGGTGGGCGAGATCGGCGAGATCCTGGTTCACGGGGTGGCCATGATGCCCGGCAAGCCCACAATTCTGGCCGAGGTAAAGGGGAAACCGGTGGTGGGGAATCCCGGCTATGCCGTTTCAGCCGCACTCTCCTTTGATCAATTTGTCAGGCCCCTCCTCCACAACCTTCAAGGGTATCCCCTCCCAAAGACGGAGACCGTGAAGGTTCGACCGACCCGGGACATCCCGTCCAAGCTGGGGATAGAAGAGTTCCTGCGCGTCAACATCGGAAAGGTGGGCGATCGCTATGTGGCCACGCCCCTGGCCAGGGCCGCAGGGTCAATCACCACCCTGACACGGGCGGAAGGGATCCTTCGCATCCCTCAACTTTCAGAGGGAATCACCCAGGATCAGGAAATAGAGGCGGAACTCCTCGTCCCGGAGGCGGCGCTGAACCAGACGATCGTCGTCATCGGCAGCCACGATATCGCCATCGACATCTTGGGCGACGAGGTCCGGAGGGGGGGACGCAATATCCGGATTTCATCGGGCAATGTGGGGAGCCTGGGAGGCTTGCTGGCCCTCAGAAAAGGGACCTGTCATATGGCGGGTTCGCATCTCCTGGACACGGAAACCGGTGAATACAACATCTCCTACATCCGGCGATACGTCAAAGGGCTGAAGATCGCCGTGTTTCACCTGACCCTCAGAGATCAGGGCCTGATCGTTGCCAGGGGAAACCCAAAGGGCATCCAGGGGATTCGGGATTTGACCCGTCCCGATATCGCCTTTGTCAATCGCCAGGGAGGGTCGGGGACGCGCGTCCTTCTGGATTATCACCTGAAACAGGCGGGGATCGCCCCGGATGCCATCAGAGGATACGACCATGAGGAGTTTACCCATATGGCCGTGGCCGTGGATGTCCTGAGCGGGGCCGCTGACTGCGGAATGGGGATCTATGCCGCGGCCCGGGCCCTGGAACTGGAGTTCGTTCCCATTGCACGGGAGCAGTACGACCTGCTGATCCCGAGCCTTCTGTTGGACCAGCCCGCGATCCAGGCAGTGCTCAATACGGTGCGCTCCGGCCATTTTCGAGAACGAATCCTGTCCTTAGGGGGCTATGATCCCTCAAAAAGCGGGGAACTCTTTGCAGAGGTGGAGGAGAATTGA
- a CDS encoding LysR family transcriptional regulator, translating into MPQLRLKSRQWIVDDQDRIIMGEGRKEILETIEKTGSINQTAKLMKMSYKGVWSKIKVTEEYLSLSIVHADRKMGSRLTKEGKELLEKYRRLKEACLEEDNRCFGRIFGGNWPADGGEKE; encoded by the coding sequence ATGCCGCAACTGAGGCTCAAATCGAGGCAGTGGATTGTGGATGATCAGGATCGTATCATCATGGGGGAGGGAAGGAAGGAAATATTAGAGACCATTGAAAAAACCGGCTCCATCAACCAGACCGCCAAGCTCATGAAGATGTCATACAAGGGCGTCTGGAGCAAAATCAAGGTGACTGAAGAGTATCTGAGCCTGAGCATCGTCCACGCAGACAGGAAGATGGGGAGCCGGCTCACTAAAGAAGGAAAAGAGCTTCTGGAAAAGTACCGCCGTTTGAAGGAGGCGTGCCTCGAGGAAGACAACAGGTGCTTTGGCAGGATATTCGGCGGCAACTGGCCGGCCGATGGAGGAGAAAAGGAGTGA
- the mobB gene encoding molybdopterin-guanine dinucleotide biosynthesis protein B yields MKALTGPALVSIVGFSGAGKTTLLEKLIRELAARGTRVGTIKHDVHGFEMDTPGKDSWRHKQAGAVTTIISSPYQIGVVMDVDHDHDPNELKQFFGNVDIVFTEGYKQGDKPKVEIFRAGLRDEPLCKGDDHLIGLVTDTEVDLGVPRFSLDDIKGLADFLIDNFDLAPGAGCPVP; encoded by the coding sequence GTGAAGGCATTGACAGGACCGGCCCTTGTCTCCATCGTGGGATTCTCAGGAGCGGGCAAGACCACTCTTTTGGAAAAGCTGATCCGCGAACTGGCGGCCCGGGGAACCCGGGTCGGGACCATCAAGCATGATGTTCACGGTTTTGAGATGGATACGCCGGGGAAGGACAGTTGGCGGCACAAGCAGGCCGGGGCCGTGACCACCATTATTTCATCCCCTTATCAGATAGGCGTGGTCATGGATGTGGATCACGACCACGACCCGAACGAGCTGAAACAATTCTTCGGGAATGTGGACATTGTCTTCACCGAAGGGTATAAACAGGGGGACAAGCCAAAGGTGGAAATCTTCCGGGCCGGTCTTCGGGATGAACCCCTTTGCAAAGGCGATGATCATCTTATCGGACTCGTCACAGACACGGAAGTCGACCTGGGGGTGCCCCGATTTTCATTGGATGATATTAAAGGCCTGGCCGATTTTTTAATAGACAATTTTGACCTCGCCCCGGGAGCAGGCTGTCCCGTCCCATGA
- a CDS encoding MotA/TolQ/ExbB proton channel family protein, translating into MLHIPIAGLIPAGISVESAFSNDIIQMMLQAGPMVKFVLLLLFLFSVVSWAIIFTKYRRLGRAKAETGTFLELFWESRDLKKVYTESEILKDSPVACLFRAGYAEFSRFSKLQASSTDPGYARADRLKDDGSVARDGASRTRQALMDNLERSLRKASIDQNKKLERSLSFLATTGNTTPFIGLFGTVWGIMESFRGIGLKGSANLAVVAPGISEALIATAAGLAAAIPAVVAFNYFNQKVLVLQAEMDIFTTDFLSMVGRQSVRQVSQHKTLP; encoded by the coding sequence ATGCTCCACATCCCTATTGCGGGCCTGATCCCTGCCGGTATTTCAGTTGAAAGCGCCTTTAGCAACGATATTATTCAGATGATGCTCCAAGCAGGGCCGATGGTAAAGTTTGTATTGCTGCTTCTCTTTTTGTTTTCGGTGGTTTCATGGGCCATCATTTTTACGAAATACAGACGGTTGGGAAGGGCCAAGGCTGAAACCGGCACTTTTCTGGAGCTTTTTTGGGAGAGCAGGGACCTCAAAAAGGTCTATACGGAAAGCGAGATCCTGAAAGACAGTCCGGTGGCGTGTCTCTTCAGGGCCGGGTATGCCGAATTCAGCCGATTCAGCAAACTTCAGGCGTCCTCTACAGACCCGGGTTATGCCCGGGCCGATCGTCTGAAGGACGATGGATCGGTCGCCAGGGATGGGGCGTCGCGAACACGGCAGGCCCTGATGGACAATCTGGAGCGGTCTCTCAGAAAGGCCTCGATCGATCAGAACAAGAAACTGGAGCGGTCCCTGAGCTTTTTGGCCACAACCGGCAATACCACCCCCTTTATCGGGCTTTTCGGAACGGTCTGGGGGATCATGGAATCATTTCGGGGGATCGGCCTCAAGGGTTCGGCCAATCTGGCAGTGGTGGCCCCCGGAATATCCGAGGCCCTTATTGCCACAGCCGCCGGTCTGGCCGCGGCCATTCCCGCAGTGGTGGCATTCAATTACTTTAACCAGAAGGTGCTGGTACTCCAGGCGGAGATGGATATTTTTACCACCGATTTTTTAAGCATGGTGGGAAGACAGTCCGTCAGGCAGGTTTCGCAGCACAAAACACTCCCTTGA
- the tolR gene encoding protein TolR, with translation MSFGRNNKRFMSDINVTPLVDVMLVLLIIFMVAAPMMIQGVDVNLPKTTAKNIKSQDEPLMVTVNKKGEVFLENHAVPLDSLELKIQKIFQNRREKEILLRADKDVPYGFVIDVIARVKKAGIDKLGMVTEPLD, from the coding sequence ATGAGTTTTGGAAGAAACAATAAGCGATTTATGTCGGACATCAACGTCACGCCATTGGTGGACGTCATGCTGGTGCTCCTCATTATCTTCATGGTGGCCGCCCCGATGATGATCCAGGGGGTGGATGTCAATCTGCCGAAAACCACGGCAAAAAATATCAAGAGCCAGGATGAGCCTCTGATGGTGACGGTCAACAAGAAAGGTGAGGTTTTTTTGGAGAACCACGCTGTTCCTTTAGACAGTCTGGAACTGAAGATCCAAAAGATTTTTCAGAACCGGAGGGAAAAGGAGATCCTGCTAAGGGCGGACAAGGACGTTCCCTACGGTTTTGTGATCGATGTGATCGCTAGGGTCAAGAAGGCCGGGATCGACAAACTGGGAATGGTCACGGAACCCCTGGATTGA